One stretch of Variovorax sp. TBS-050B DNA includes these proteins:
- a CDS encoding PAS domain S-box protein, whose translation MADHGGGSAPLNPRTLTDADFRLMVDTVTDYAIAMLDPGGVVVSWNDGARMLNGYEAPEVLGKHFSLFYPSELLDQRKPEQELETARKDGRVEQEGWRLRKDGTRFWASIVVTRVDGPNGEVRGFSMICRDLSERRRQDEALRMSEERFRLLVEGVKDYAIFMLDPGGHVVSWNLGAQKNKGYEASEIIGQHFSKFYPPEIAAIGWPEQELRNALRDGRFEDEGWRIRKDGSRFWASVVITALHDASGRHRGFAKVTRDLTERRRVTALEDEGRRVTNFLAMLGHELRNPLAPISNALELLKREKTESAVVLHTRDIIGRQLRQMTRLVDDLLDVGRITSGKIHLESKPVRLRDAIAQAAEAVRPLIESKSQTLHPPAPGDDPWITGDSARVVQVLSNLIHNAAKFTQAGGNIHVTLSQTESAADVSVRDDGPGIHPKDLQRIFDLFVQGEQDMARSQGGLGLGLSLVQQLVTLHGGRVSAFSTGRVGEGSEFVVQFPTTQAPATTLDAEPRPAGEQRVLVVDDNRDAAETMALLLEALGYKSSVVHDGLSAIAAVRAQDPDVVLLDIGLPDLNGHEVARRLRAELINPPPLIAVTGYGQASDRDTSLEAGFTAHLTKPVDVDKLTALLERLLEPTARSGPT comes from the coding sequence ATGGCAGATCACGGCGGTGGCAGTGCACCCCTGAACCCACGCACGCTGACCGACGCCGACTTCCGGCTGATGGTCGATACGGTCACCGACTACGCCATCGCGATGCTGGACCCGGGCGGCGTCGTCGTCAGCTGGAACGACGGCGCCCGCATGCTCAACGGCTACGAGGCGCCCGAAGTGCTCGGGAAGCACTTCTCGCTGTTCTACCCGAGCGAGCTGCTCGACCAGCGCAAGCCCGAGCAGGAACTCGAGACCGCCCGCAAGGACGGCCGCGTCGAGCAGGAAGGCTGGCGCCTGCGCAAGGACGGCACGCGCTTCTGGGCCAGCATCGTGGTCACGCGCGTGGACGGACCGAACGGCGAGGTGCGCGGCTTCTCGATGATCTGCCGCGACCTCAGCGAGCGGCGCCGCCAGGACGAGGCGCTGCGCATGAGCGAGGAGCGCTTCCGGCTGCTGGTGGAGGGCGTGAAGGACTATGCGATCTTCATGCTCGATCCGGGCGGCCACGTGGTGAGCTGGAACCTCGGCGCGCAGAAGAACAAGGGCTACGAGGCCTCCGAGATCATCGGCCAGCACTTCTCGAAGTTCTATCCGCCCGAGATCGCCGCCATCGGCTGGCCCGAGCAGGAACTGCGCAACGCGCTGCGCGACGGCCGCTTCGAGGACGAGGGCTGGCGCATCCGCAAGGACGGCAGCCGCTTCTGGGCCAGCGTGGTGATCACCGCGCTGCACGATGCGAGCGGGCGCCACCGCGGCTTCGCCAAGGTCACGCGCGACCTGACCGAGCGGCGCCGCGTCACCGCGCTGGAGGACGAGGGGCGCCGCGTGACCAACTTCCTTGCCATGCTCGGGCACGAGCTGCGGAATCCGCTCGCGCCGATCTCGAACGCGCTCGAACTGCTCAAGCGCGAGAAGACCGAATCGGCCGTGGTGCTGCACACGCGCGACATCATCGGCCGGCAGCTGCGGCAGATGACGCGGCTCGTGGACGACCTGCTCGACGTGGGCCGCATCACCAGCGGCAAGATCCACCTCGAGAGCAAGCCGGTGCGCCTGCGCGACGCGATCGCGCAGGCCGCCGAGGCGGTGCGGCCGCTGATCGAGAGCAAGTCGCAGACCCTGCATCCGCCGGCGCCCGGGGACGACCCGTGGATCACGGGCGACAGCGCGCGCGTGGTCCAGGTCCTCAGCAACCTGATCCACAACGCGGCCAAGTTCACCCAGGCTGGCGGCAACATCCACGTCACCCTCTCGCAGACCGAGAGCGCGGCCGACGTCAGCGTGCGCGACGACGGGCCCGGCATCCACCCCAAGGACCTGCAGCGCATCTTCGACCTGTTCGTGCAGGGCGAGCAGGACATGGCGCGCTCGCAGGGCGGGCTCGGCCTGGGGCTGAGCCTGGTGCAGCAGCTGGTCACGCTGCATGGCGGCCGGGTCAGCGCGTTCAGCACCGGGCGCGTGGGCGAGGGCAGCGAGTTCGTGGTGCAGTTCCCGACCACGCAGGCGCCCGCCACCACGCTCGACGCCGAGCCCCGGCCGGCCGGCGAGCAGCGCGTGCTCGTGGTGGACGACAACAGGGATGCCGCCGAGACCATGGCGCTGCTGCTCGAGGCGCTGGGCTACAAGTCCAGCGTCGTGCACGACGGGCTGAGCGCGATCGCGGCGGTGCGCGCGCAGGATCCCGACGTGGTGCTGCTGGACATCGGCCTGCCCGACCTCAACGGCCACGAGGTCGCGCGCCGGCTGCGCGCCGAGCTGATCAATCCGCCGCCGCTGATCGCCGTGACCGGCTACGGCCAGGCCAGCGACCGCGACACCAGCCTCGAAGCCGGGTTCACGGCCCACCTGACGAAGCCGGTGGACGTCGACAAGCTCACGGCGCTGCTCGAGCGGCTGCTCGAACCGACCGCGCGCTCGGGGCCGACCTAG
- the nadE gene encoding ammonia-dependent NAD(+) synthetase has product MNDDQLAPVDAVQRGIIEKLQVAPVFDAAREVERRIAFLADYLRGAGLKSLVLGISGGVDSLVAGCLAQRAVQRLRAEGYEASFIAMRLPYGVQKDEAEAQRSLAVIAPDRTLTVDIRPAADAMLAALKAGQLGFRDAAHEDFVLGNIKARQRMIAQFAVAGANDGLVIGTDHAAEALMGFFTKFGDGAADVTPLTGLNKRRVRALGQQLGAPDELVFKVPTADLESLVPQKPDEDAFGVSYAQIDDFLEGKPIAAAAREIILATHRKSAHKRALPVEPA; this is encoded by the coding sequence ATGAACGATGACCAACTGGCTCCCGTCGACGCCGTGCAGCGCGGGATCATCGAGAAGCTGCAGGTGGCGCCGGTCTTCGATGCCGCGCGCGAAGTCGAGCGGCGCATCGCGTTCCTGGCCGACTACCTGCGCGGCGCGGGGCTGAAGTCGCTGGTGCTGGGCATCAGCGGCGGCGTCGATTCGCTGGTCGCGGGCTGCCTCGCGCAGCGCGCGGTGCAGCGGCTGCGCGCCGAAGGGTATGAGGCGAGCTTCATCGCGATGCGGCTGCCCTACGGCGTGCAGAAGGACGAGGCCGAGGCGCAGCGTTCGCTCGCGGTGATCGCGCCCGACCGCACGCTCACGGTCGACATCCGCCCGGCCGCCGACGCGATGCTCGCGGCGCTGAAGGCGGGCCAGCTCGGCTTCCGCGACGCGGCGCACGAGGACTTCGTGCTCGGCAACATCAAGGCGCGCCAGCGCATGATCGCGCAGTTCGCGGTGGCCGGCGCGAACGACGGCCTCGTCATCGGCACCGACCATGCGGCCGAGGCGCTGATGGGCTTCTTCACCAAGTTCGGCGACGGCGCGGCCGACGTGACGCCGCTCACCGGCCTCAACAAGCGCCGGGTGCGCGCGCTCGGGCAGCAGCTCGGCGCGCCCGACGAACTGGTCTTCAAGGTGCCGACGGCCGACCTCGAATCGCTGGTGCCGCAGAAGCCCGACGAGGACGCCTTCGGCGTGAGCTACGCGCAGATCGACGACTTCCTCGAAGGCAAGCCCATCGCCGCCGCGGCGCGCGAGATCATCCTTGCCACGCACCGCAAGAGCGCGCACAAGCGCGCGCTGCCCGTCGAGCCGGCCTAG